Proteins from one Ornithobacterium rhinotracheale genomic window:
- a CDS encoding 2-hydroxyacid dehydrogenase: MKVLALDTNHPILIEKLKKAGFSVDEDYTSTKNEVEQKIADYDGMIIRSRFPIDETFLSKAKNLKFIGRVGAGLENIDLEFAESRGIVCFNAPEGNRDAVAEQAMGMLLSIMNRFWIANREVSQGIWKREENRGEEIKGKVVALIGYGNMGKAFAQRLKGFGCEVIFYDIKDGLSDENARQTSMDEVFERADILSLHIPQTPETLGLVNDAYLQKFHKNIYFINTARGKSVVTKDLVKHLKTGKVKAAALDVLEQEKASFESLLQSEIPEELNYLIQAENVLLTPHIAGWTLESKVKLAEVIADKIIEAFG, translated from the coding sequence ATGAAAGTTTTAGCCTTAGATACCAATCATCCCATTTTAATCGAAAAATTAAAAAAAGCAGGTTTTTCCGTTGACGAAGATTACACTTCGACCAAAAACGAAGTAGAGCAGAAAATCGCAGATTACGACGGAATGATTATCCGAAGCCGTTTCCCGATTGACGAAACTTTTTTAAGCAAGGCTAAAAATCTGAAATTTATTGGCAGAGTAGGAGCAGGGCTGGAGAACATAGATTTGGAATTTGCTGAAAGCCGTGGCATCGTTTGTTTTAATGCGCCTGAAGGCAATCGTGATGCGGTGGCAGAGCAGGCGATGGGCATGTTGCTTAGCATTATGAATCGTTTTTGGATAGCCAATCGCGAAGTGAGCCAAGGCATCTGGAAACGAGAAGAAAACCGTGGCGAGGAAATCAAAGGAAAAGTTGTGGCACTCATCGGCTATGGTAACATGGGGAAAGCTTTTGCCCAAAGGCTCAAGGGATTTGGTTGCGAAGTGATATTTTATGATATCAAAGACGGGCTCAGCGATGAAAATGCTCGCCAAACCTCGATGGATGAGGTGTTTGAACGAGCAGATATTTTAAGCCTGCATATTCCGCAAACGCCCGAAACGCTGGGTTTGGTAAATGATGCGTATCTTCAAAAATTCCATAAAAATATATATTTTATCAACACGGCTCGTGGCAAATCCGTAGTTACAAAGGACTTGGTGAAACACCTTAAAACGGGAAAAGTGAAAGCCGCTGCACTTGATGTGCTAGAGCAAGAAAAAGCATCTTTTGAGTCTTTATTGCAAAGCGAAATTCCAGAAGAATTAAATTATTTAATTCAAGCTGAAAATGTGTTGCTCACGCCACACATCGCGGGTTGGACTCTTGAAAGTAAAGTGAAGCTTGCAGAAGTCATTGCCGATAAAATTATTGAAGCATTTGGCTAA
- a CDS encoding HTTM domain-containing protein: MFVKVKNYLAQNISAAPLSVFRMIFGTMMFASIVRFWHNGWIEDFYIKPRFFFSYYGFEWVKPLGIYTYVLFAICALAALGIALGYKYRFSAILFFLSFTYTELMDKTTYLNHYYFISLMAFLMIFLPANAYFSVDAYLKKSEKKYIPRWTIFSVQFMLSIVYFYAGLAKLNSDWLFNAMPLKIWLPPHHEMLIMGELFSQTWFLYFMSWGGAIYDLAIPFLLFNRKTRFIGFLFVLFFHIFTRILFPIGMFPFIMIGSTLIFFDAKYHQRFIDFLRKILQKLNFKKIATSETPYKYPVFFNRPIQVLFVLFFIVQIVFPFRYLLYPGELFWTEEGFRFSWRVMLMEKAGYTSFIIKDKNSDKRTIVEARDYLTPFQEKQMSFQPDFIIEFAQYLAQEFKKRGYENPQVFAQSYVALNGRGSVQYIDPTVDLAQEKDSWKHKTFILPFNHEIKGL, encoded by the coding sequence ATGTTCGTTAAAGTTAAAAATTATTTAGCGCAAAATATCTCTGCTGCTCCACTCAGCGTCTTTAGAATGATTTTCGGGACGATGATGTTTGCCAGCATCGTTCGTTTTTGGCACAATGGCTGGATAGAGGACTTTTACATTAAGCCCAGATTTTTCTTTTCCTACTACGGATTTGAATGGGTAAAGCCTTTAGGTATATATACTTATGTGCTTTTTGCCATTTGTGCATTGGCAGCATTGGGCATTGCATTGGGCTATAAATATCGATTTTCGGCGATTTTGTTTTTTCTGTCGTTTACCTACACCGAGCTGATGGATAAAACCACTTATCTCAATCATTATTATTTCATTAGTTTAATGGCATTTTTAATGATTTTTTTGCCCGCCAATGCGTATTTTTCGGTGGACGCCTATCTTAAGAAATCGGAGAAAAAATACATTCCGCGATGGACGATTTTTTCGGTGCAGTTTATGCTGAGTATCGTTTATTTTTATGCAGGTTTGGCAAAACTAAATTCAGATTGGTTGTTCAATGCCATGCCACTTAAAATTTGGTTGCCACCACACCATGAAATGCTAATTATGGGTGAATTATTTTCACAAACATGGTTTTTATACTTTATGTCTTGGGGCGGAGCGATTTATGATTTAGCCATTCCATTTTTATTATTCAATAGAAAAACGAGATTTATAGGATTTTTATTCGTTTTATTCTTTCATATTTTTACCCGAATTTTATTCCCAATCGGGATGTTCCCATTCATCATGATAGGTTCTACACTTATCTTTTTTGATGCCAAATATCACCAGCGATTCATTGATTTTCTGAGAAAAATCCTTCAAAAATTGAATTTTAAAAAGATTGCAACAAGCGAAACGCCATATAAATATCCTGTATTTTTTAATCGCCCGATTCAAGTGCTTTTTGTGCTATTTTTTATCGTGCAAATTGTTTTTCCGTTTAGATATTTATTGTATCCAGGCGAATTGTTTTGGACAGAGGAGGGATTCCGATTTTCGTGGCGAGTGATGTTGATGGAAAAAGCGGGCTACACTTCATTTATCATTAAAGATAAAAATTCAGACAAAAGAACGATTGTAGAGGCCAGAGATTATCTCACGCCGTTTCAAGAAAAGCAAATGTCGTTTCAGCCTGATTTTATCATTGAATTTGCACAATATTTAGCCCAAGAATTTAAGAAAAGAGGTTACGAAAATCCGCAAGTTTTTGCACAAAGTTATGTCGCTCTCAACGGGCGCGGAAGTGTGCAGTATATTGATCCTACAGTGGATTTAGCCCAGGAAAAAGATTCTTGGAAACATAAAACATTTATTTTACCATTTAATCATGAAATCAAAGGTTTATAG
- a CDS encoding imelysin family protein, protein MKKIVFLALVSFVISACSSSDSRNGGGSANCEQCIKEFNRKATLTHWADAIIIPNYETYNQSIGSLKLKAENFTNSPSVENLALLKSALSNTYLLWQTVAPFELGKAKAVDLRDYTNVYPTNVKKIEQNIAQQKLELNLPDTNTQQGLPALDYLVNGLAQTPDKIVQKYQDDKYKKYLIAVVDRLQYITQLVVDDWKNSYREKFIQNDGTSAVSSVNVLANDYLLYYEKYMRNGKLRFPSGAATGKAYPEKVESYYNPELSFPLLIKSLQTMQNFFNGKRFSNQPKGLGFSSYLDKYHKITGGENISDNVNRKYDEAIALCQKMMKEGETLENEIKTNNKAILELHDVIQSNIINLKVDMFQAMGVSVQYVDGDGD, encoded by the coding sequence ATGAAAAAAATAGTTTTTTTAGCTTTAGTAAGTTTTGTGATTTCGGCATGTTCCTCATCAGACAGTAGAAATGGGGGCGGTTCTGCTAATTGTGAGCAGTGCATCAAGGAATTTAATAGAAAAGCCACACTCACTCACTGGGCTGATGCCATTATTATCCCTAATTATGAAACATATAATCAATCAATAGGTTCTTTAAAATTAAAAGCTGAAAATTTTACAAATTCTCCATCGGTGGAAAATTTGGCCTTGCTCAAATCGGCATTAAGTAACACCTATTTGTTGTGGCAAACTGTGGCCCCTTTTGAATTAGGAAAAGCCAAAGCGGTGGATTTAAGAGATTATACCAATGTGTATCCTACCAATGTTAAAAAAATAGAACAAAACATAGCTCAGCAAAAGTTGGAATTAAATCTTCCAGATACCAATACGCAACAAGGTTTACCTGCGCTAGATTATTTAGTGAATGGTTTAGCTCAAACACCCGACAAAATTGTGCAAAAATACCAAGATGATAAGTATAAAAAATACTTGATAGCTGTTGTGGATAGGTTGCAATATATCACACAATTAGTTGTAGATGATTGGAAGAACTCTTACCGAGAAAAATTTATACAAAATGATGGCACATCTGCTGTTTCCTCTGTAAATGTTTTGGCTAATGATTATTTACTTTATTATGAAAAATATATGAGAAACGGAAAATTGCGTTTTCCGTCTGGAGCCGCTACAGGAAAGGCCTATCCAGAAAAAGTGGAATCATACTATAATCCAGAGCTTTCGTTTCCTTTATTGATTAAATCTTTACAGACCATGCAAAATTTCTTTAATGGTAAAAGGTTTAGCAATCAGCCTAAAGGACTAGGTTTTAGTTCTTATTTGGATAAATACCACAAGATTACGGGAGGCGAAAATATCTCCGATAATGTAAATAGAAAATATGACGAAGCAATAGCGCTATGCCAAAAAATGATGAAAGAAGGAGAAACCCTTGAAAATGAGATTAAAACCAATAATAAAGCCATACTTGAATTGCACGATGTAATCCAATCAAATATAATTAATCTAAAAGTGGATATGTTCCAAGCAATGGGTGTTTCTGTGCAATATGTAGATGGAGACGGGGATTAA
- the recR gene encoding recombination mediator RecR — MHYPSKILEQAVEEISQLPGIGKRTALRLALHMLQRPKSQTHVLAQSMTKLVDEIQYCKQCYALCDNDICEICENQLREQDIICVVEDIRDVMAIENTGQYRGVYHVLGGKISPMEGIGPEKLNIVPLLERAKNAKEIIFAMSSTMEGDTTVFYLYKLLKNSDVKLSTIARGIGVGDELEYADELTLGRSITHRVPYEDNL, encoded by the coding sequence ATGCATTATCCGAGTAAAATATTGGAACAAGCGGTAGAAGAAATCTCGCAATTACCTGGAATTGGAAAGCGGACAGCTTTGCGTTTGGCCCTGCATATGTTGCAACGCCCCAAAAGCCAAACACATGTTTTGGCACAATCGATGACGAAATTGGTAGACGAAATTCAATATTGCAAACAATGCTATGCACTGTGCGACAACGATATTTGCGAAATCTGTGAAAATCAATTGCGTGAGCAAGACATCATTTGCGTTGTAGAAGACATCCGTGATGTGATGGCGATTGAAAACACGGGACAATATCGTGGCGTTTATCATGTTTTGGGCGGAAAGATTTCTCCCATGGAAGGCATAGGTCCCGAAAAATTAAACATCGTTCCCCTACTCGAACGCGCCAAAAATGCCAAAGAAATCATTTTTGCCATGAGTAGCACCATGGAGGGCGACACCACGGTTTTCTACCTATATAAATTACTAAAAAACAGCGATGTAAAACTTTCTACCATTGCACGCGGAATCGGTGTGGGCGACGAGCTCGAGTATGCCGACGAGCTCACGCTAGGGCGTTCTATCACGCACCGAGTGCCGTACGAAGATAATTTATAA
- a CDS encoding bifunctional GNAT family N-acetyltransferase/carbon-nitrogen hydrolase family protein has protein sequence MKNDNIVENIELHYLTVEDYPQLLNAMQESYQSMPHLVWEKKQIKKLIKIFPEGQVALKVNNEIAGVALCLIVPDKKVDKHHTFNSITGNETFSTHDPDGNVLYGIEIFVHPKFRGMKLGRRLYEYRQELCEKLNLKGIAFGGRMPGYHKFSEEMTPKEYIEKVSHKEIHDPVLSFQMANDFRPTRILRNYLPDDKLSVKNAILMEWDNIYYEGKDKDEASPQLDKTVVRLGLVQWQMRPYKNFEEVMEQAEYFINTLSGYRSDFALFPEYFNAPLMAEFNHLSEAEAIRSLAKYTPQVRERFSELAVNYNINIITGSMPEIVEDELYNIGYLCRRDGSVERYEKLHVTPDEEKAWGLVGGTQLKAFDTDCGKIGILICYDSEFPELSRLLADDGMNILFVPFLTDTQNGYSRVRHCAQARAIENECYVAIAGSVGNLPKVHNMDIQYSQSMVFTPCDFAFPADGVKAAATPNTEMILVVDVNLDLLLELHEQGSVKNLKDRRKDLYILRRKS, from the coding sequence ATGAAAAACGACAATATAGTAGAGAATATTGAATTACATTATTTAACGGTGGAGGACTACCCTCAATTATTAAATGCCATGCAGGAATCCTACCAAAGCATGCCTCACCTAGTTTGGGAAAAAAAACAGATAAAAAAATTAATTAAAATTTTCCCTGAAGGGCAGGTAGCACTTAAAGTAAACAATGAAATAGCTGGAGTAGCACTATGCCTTATTGTTCCAGATAAAAAAGTGGATAAACACCACACCTTCAATTCGATTACGGGCAACGAAACCTTTTCTACACATGATCCAGATGGAAATGTTTTATACGGAATCGAGATTTTTGTGCATCCGAAATTTAGAGGTATGAAACTCGGGCGAAGATTATACGAATACCGCCAAGAATTATGCGAAAAATTGAATTTAAAGGGAATTGCCTTTGGGGGAAGAATGCCAGGATACCACAAATTTTCTGAGGAAATGACGCCAAAGGAATACATCGAAAAAGTGAGCCACAAGGAGATTCACGACCCTGTACTTTCGTTCCAAATGGCCAACGATTTCAGACCTACTCGTATTTTGAGAAACTACCTTCCTGATGATAAACTTTCGGTAAAAAATGCCATTTTAATGGAATGGGATAACATTTATTACGAAGGCAAAGATAAAGATGAAGCTAGCCCTCAATTGGACAAAACGGTGGTGCGTTTAGGCTTGGTACAATGGCAAATGCGCCCATACAAAAACTTTGAAGAAGTAATGGAACAAGCCGAATACTTCATCAATACGCTTTCGGGCTACCGAAGTGATTTTGCACTATTTCCAGAATATTTCAACGCGCCATTGATGGCTGAATTCAACCATTTGAGCGAGGCAGAAGCGATTCGTTCTTTAGCTAAATATACACCGCAAGTGCGCGAGAGATTCTCGGAATTGGCGGTAAATTACAACATCAATATCATCACGGGAAGTATGCCCGAAATCGTGGAAGACGAGCTTTATAACATCGGGTATCTGTGCCGCAGAGATGGCTCGGTGGAGCGTTACGAAAAACTGCATGTTACGCCAGACGAGGAAAAAGCTTGGGGACTTGTGGGCGGAACGCAGCTCAAAGCCTTTGACACAGATTGTGGTAAAATCGGAATTTTGATTTGTTATGATTCTGAATTTCCTGAATTAAGCCGCCTACTTGCCGACGACGGAATGAATATTCTTTTTGTGCCTTTCTTAACCGATACGCAAAACGGATATTCTCGTGTAAGACATTGTGCGCAAGCCCGCGCCATCGAAAACGAATGCTATGTCGCTATTGCGGGAAGTGTAGGAAACTTACCAAAAGTGCATAACATGGACATTCAATATTCGCAATCTATGGTGTTTACGCCATGTGATTTTGCCTTTCCTGCCGATGGTGTAAAAGCTGCCGCTACACCAAACACAGAGATGATTCTCGTGGTAGATGTCAATTTGGATTTATTGCTTGAATTGCACGAGCAAGGTAGCGTGAAAAACTTAAAAGACAGAAGAAAAGATTTATATATCTTAAGAAGAAAATCTTAA
- a CDS encoding TonB-dependent receptor family protein has product MKSKVYSIFSLLICLPISAQIQPKEKAKKDSIETINLNQVEAQAHRKKAFTLRHMKEVEGTSILAGKKTEVVLVDQKTANLATNNARQVYNQVVGLNIYDYNDGGLQLGIGGRGLDPNRTANFNTRQNGYDISADVLGYPESYYTPPTEALQEVQIIRGAASLQYGTQFGGMINFKFKEPTHRKKILLNSRQTIGSYNLFTSFNSLEGTLGKFSYYTFYNHKQGDGFRPNSNFDSNNAFGAFKYQLNENTSVKFEYTYFHYLAQQAGGLTDKMFYENPKFSNRSRNWFEVNWNLFNLNFHHKFSEKTIFDLNTFGLKADRKTVGFRVQRVGQPDNPSEARDLIVGDFVNWGAEARVLKKYNFFHKENALLVGVKYYQSRNKAKQGPGTKGKDADFNFDTATSPDYPHQSDFTYPNLNLAVFGENIFRITPKFSITPGIRFEYIDTQAEGAFHYLLKDLAGNVIQDDLIRDDIDYKRSLVLLGIGASYKPTDFLEVYGNLSQNYRSVTFSDLHTTNPSFEVDKNIDDEKGFTADLGFRGNFNRFISYDTNVFGLWYLGKIGNYIRSSDAKSVRANVGDAIIYGLEFFAEADFMRAFRVSNRSLMFTAFVNSSFSDSKYISSKIVGVEGKRVQFSPKLNLKTGINFGYKNFLSSLQYSYMSEQYSDDSNSPQLKQEDTYGIRGAIPAYGIMDFSASYTYKRYKLEAGINNLLNDYYFVRRATGYPGPGIIPSDPRTFYVTFGFKL; this is encoded by the coding sequence ATGAAATCAAAGGTTTATAGTATATTTTCTTTGTTGATTTGCTTGCCCATTTCGGCACAAATTCAGCCCAAAGAAAAAGCAAAAAAGGATAGTATTGAAACCATTAATCTAAACCAAGTGGAGGCGCAGGCGCACCGCAAAAAGGCTTTCACGCTCAGGCACATGAAAGAGGTGGAGGGAACCTCTATCCTCGCAGGAAAAAAGACCGAAGTGGTGCTTGTGGATCAAAAAACAGCAAACCTTGCGACTAATAATGCACGCCAAGTGTATAACCAAGTGGTGGGGCTCAATATTTATGATTACAACGATGGTGGGTTGCAACTCGGAATTGGAGGGCGCGGACTGGATCCCAACCGAACTGCCAATTTTAATACAAGACAAAATGGCTACGACATCAGTGCCGATGTGTTGGGCTATCCCGAAAGCTACTACACGCCGCCCACAGAGGCGTTGCAAGAGGTGCAAATCATTCGTGGAGCGGCATCTTTGCAATACGGAACGCAGTTTGGCGGAATGATTAATTTTAAATTTAAAGAGCCTACGCACCGCAAAAAGATTTTGCTTAATTCAAGGCAAACGATTGGTTCGTATAATTTGTTTACCTCGTTCAATAGTTTGGAGGGGACGCTGGGTAAATTTTCCTATTACACTTTTTACAATCACAAACAAGGCGACGGATTTCGTCCCAATTCCAATTTTGATTCCAACAATGCCTTTGGTGCATTTAAATATCAATTGAACGAAAATACGAGTGTAAAGTTTGAGTACACCTATTTCCATTATTTAGCACAGCAAGCGGGTGGGCTTACCGATAAAATGTTTTACGAGAATCCAAAATTTAGCAATCGTAGCAGAAACTGGTTTGAGGTGAATTGGAATTTATTCAATTTGAATTTTCATCATAAATTTAGCGAAAAAACAATTTTTGACCTTAACACTTTTGGGCTAAAGGCGGATAGAAAAACAGTAGGGTTCCGAGTGCAGCGCGTGGGGCAACCAGACAATCCTAGTGAGGCGAGAGATTTAATCGTGGGCGATTTTGTAAACTGGGGCGCCGAGGCTCGTGTTTTGAAAAAATACAATTTCTTTCATAAAGAAAATGCTTTGCTTGTGGGGGTGAAATATTATCAGTCTCGAAATAAAGCAAAACAAGGACCTGGTACCAAAGGGAAAGATGCTGATTTTAATTTTGATACAGCTACTTCGCCCGATTATCCGCACCAGAGTGATTTCACCTACCCAAATTTGAATTTAGCCGTTTTTGGCGAAAATATTTTTAGAATCACACCTAAATTTTCCATCACGCCAGGTATCCGTTTTGAGTACATTGATACCCAAGCCGAGGGTGCATTTCATTATTTACTAAAAGATTTAGCAGGAAATGTGATTCAAGATGATTTGATTCGTGATGATATCGACTACAAAAGAAGTTTAGTTCTGCTAGGGATTGGAGCTAGCTATAAACCCACCGATTTCTTGGAAGTGTATGGGAACCTATCTCAAAACTATCGTTCCGTAACATTCAGTGATTTGCATACCACCAATCCTTCCTTTGAGGTAGATAAAAATATAGACGACGAAAAAGGATTTACCGCAGATTTAGGATTTCGTGGAAATTTCAATCGCTTTATTTCCTATGATACCAATGTATTTGGGCTATGGTATTTAGGGAAAATAGGAAACTATATTCGTTCCTCGGATGCCAAAAGCGTGAGAGCTAATGTGGGAGATGCCATTATTTATGGTTTAGAGTTTTTTGCCGAAGCCGATTTTATGCGAGCCTTTAGAGTATCCAATCGCTCGCTCATGTTTACTGCTTTTGTGAATTCTTCCTTCTCAGATTCTAAATATATTTCTTCTAAAATCGTTGGAGTAGAGGGGAAGCGCGTTCAATTTAGTCCTAAATTAAATTTAAAAACAGGGATTAATTTTGGATACAAAAATTTCTTGAGCTCTTTGCAATATTCTTATATGTCTGAGCAGTATTCAGACGATAGTAATTCGCCACAGCTCAAGCAAGAAGACACTTACGGAATCCGTGGAGCAATTCCTGCTTATGGCATTATGGACTTTTCTGCATCGTACACCTACAAGCGATATAAACTCGAGGCGGGAATCAATAATTTGCTTAATGATTATTATTTTGTGCGTCGTGCCACAGGCTATCCTGGGCCAGGGATTATACCATCAGACCCGCGCACTTTTTATGTAACTTTTGGGTTTAAATTATAA
- a CDS encoding sodium:solute symporter gives MLTPWLTAALIAGYFCVLLLISYLTSRKSTNETFFTGNHQSPWFVVAYGMIGAALSAVTFVSIPGGVVNNAFYLSQFFLGNLVGYLFITFVLIPIYYQLRLVSIYSYLHNRFGWFSYKTGSFFFLLSQSFGAGLRLLLAIKILQVLFGLGNEHAWWLGLLFLVLIFLYTFKAGIKTIVWTDLLQTTFLILAALSIVFVIFSKLQMGLGEMIAMGEEKGYWRWLNTDVNSGSYFWKQFLSGILIAMAMNGLDQNIMQKSLTCKNMCEAQKNTIVFSFSVAVVQCLFLFLGMMLYLYADVYQIELPTKMVNGVSQIATDKVLPFLTLNHFGLLAGVMFVLGTAAAAFSSVDSALTALTTSFCYDFLGIEKKKNPIQLKTITHIGFSVVMLGLILIFQNSGSDVFSLIFSLAGYTYSPLLGLFLLGIFTSFKPNDKIVPVACISTPILAYFLNQFLLKNYDFNMGFLTILTGAIICVVLLYLLNAVSKLSK, from the coding sequence ATGCTCACGCCTTGGCTTACGGCTGCATTGATTGCAGGATATTTTTGTGTATTGTTGTTAATCAGTTATTTAACTTCACGAAAATCCACCAATGAAACCTTTTTTACAGGAAATCATCAGTCGCCATGGTTTGTGGTTGCCTACGGAATGATTGGCGCGGCACTTTCGGCGGTAACTTTTGTTTCCATTCCAGGGGGCGTGGTGAATAATGCGTTCTATCTTTCACAATTTTTCTTAGGAAATTTAGTCGGTTATTTGTTCATCACATTTGTGTTGATCCCGATTTATTATCAATTAAGGCTGGTGTCTATTTATAGCTATTTGCACAATCGGTTTGGGTGGTTTAGTTATAAAACAGGCTCCTTTTTCTTTTTGCTTTCACAATCGTTTGGAGCTGGATTGCGACTACTTTTAGCTATCAAAATCTTGCAAGTTTTATTCGGCTTGGGCAATGAGCACGCTTGGTGGCTTGGGCTTTTATTTTTGGTTTTGATTTTTCTTTATACTTTTAAGGCTGGGATTAAAACCATTGTTTGGACGGATTTATTGCAGACTACTTTTCTGATTTTAGCTGCGTTAAGCATCGTTTTTGTGATTTTTTCTAAATTACAAATGGGCTTGGGTGAAATGATTGCTATGGGCGAAGAAAAAGGCTACTGGAGATGGCTTAATACCGATGTGAATAGTGGCTCCTATTTCTGGAAACAGTTTCTTTCTGGGATTTTGATTGCCATGGCGATGAATGGACTCGACCAAAACATTATGCAAAAAAGCCTGACTTGCAAAAACATGTGCGAAGCACAGAAAAATACAATTGTTTTTAGTTTTTCGGTGGCGGTGGTGCAATGTTTATTTTTGTTTTTGGGAATGATGCTTTATTTATACGCGGATGTGTACCAAATCGAGCTGCCTACCAAAATGGTGAATGGCGTATCTCAAATTGCAACCGACAAAGTTTTGCCTTTTTTGACGCTTAATCACTTTGGCTTATTGGCAGGTGTGATGTTTGTTTTGGGAACAGCCGCTGCAGCGTTTTCGAGCGTGGATTCTGCGCTCACTGCGCTTACTACTTCGTTTTGCTATGATTTTTTAGGCATCGAAAAAAAGAAAAATCCGATACAATTAAAGACCATTACGCATATAGGATTCAGTGTGGTGATGCTCGGTTTAATTTTGATTTTTCAAAACTCTGGGAGCGATGTGTTTAGCCTAATTTTTAGTTTGGCAGGCTATACCTATTCGCCTCTTTTGGGATTGTTTTTGTTGGGGATTTTCACTTCGTTTAAACCCAATGATAAAATCGTCCCAGTTGCCTGTATTTCAACTCCGATTTTGGCATATTTTTTAAATCAATTCTTATTGAAAAATTACGATTTCAATATGGGATTTTTGACCATTCTCACGGGGGCTATCATCTGTGTTGTATTGTTGTATTTGCTAAACGCTGTGAGTAAATTATCCAAATAA